AGGAGAAGCCCAGTGAAAATTGCACCGCTGTATAAAATGACATGAGCCTTGTCATACTCGGCTGCTGTTTTGGCCAGAATGGAACCATAGATGCCAAGCCAAAACAGTATAGTTAAAGGATTTGACAAAGACATGAGAAAACCCGACATAAAGGATTTAATTTTAGATTCATCTTTGGTTCTATAGCTTGAAACGACTTTGCCGGCACTTGTCAGGGTTTCAACTCCTGTGTATACAAGGACGAAAAATCCAAAGCACCATAAGAATGCTTTCATGAATGGTATCTCAAGAAAGTGTACAACCCCCAAATAAACAGCCCCCATATATATGGCATCTGCTGTCATAGCTCCCAGCCCCACCAGCCAGGCATGGAAAAACCCATTTTTTATTCCTTTATCCAACTGTGCAGCATTGATTGGACCGATTGGCGCTGCAAGCGACAGACCCAAGAAAACATAGCTTAGAAAAATGCTCATAAGTGTACAGCTCCTAACTCCAAAACCTATTTGTACAAAGTGTATTCAGTGTATTGGAAGGATAGGACAACTTTTAATCCAGAGCAAGTTATGAACAGCAGATTTTAATCAGATGCCATAGTCCATATAGACCTTGATCAAAAATCGAAGGCTTACTCACTTCACTTTTTGACAAAGTAAAGCATAAATTTCTCGACCATGCAAAAAATAAAATGAAAAATGCAGAGGAGAGTGTTACTTATGGATGCAAAACGTGTGAAGCAAATTCTTTCATCATCAGCAGATATCGAAGTAAAATACAATGGTGCTTCTGTGTGGATCGATAAGCTGAATGAGGATGGAAGAACAGCTACGGTACATTTGCGCGGTCCACTTGAAGAAAGATCCGAGGTAGAAATTGGAGAACTGACAGAATTGTAAAGATGATCTTAAGCCGCCATGTTGGCGGCTTTTAACTCTATATTTCCTGATTGGACTCAGTTTGTGTACGTTCATTTAAATATTGATTCTCAGCAGAAGCAAAATTTACTGACTGCAGGCTGATATCTTTATCGATCCCATATAAATCTTTGCCCGTGTCTTCTGGATTTTTATGCTTTCTTTCCACATTAGCTGCCTCCTTTAATAAAGTGTTTCCGTTAGTATAAACAGAGATTTTAAATATCATGAAAGGGAAATTGTACATAAAAATCCGTAATTTATTTCATTTTGAGCACAGGCCTTTACATAGGATACCGGGGTATAATATAATAAATATAAAGGAGGCTGATCAAATGGCTTTTGAACTGGAAAATGAGGATTTATTGTCTGAAAGCTGCTGTTCGATCGAATCGGAACGAAAAAGTCATCACTCAGAAAAAGTTAAAAGAATTTGACAACCCGTTTAAATCGGATTGAAGGTCAAATACGCGGAATAAAAGGACTAATTGACAGAGACGTGTATTGTGACGATATAATAACACAAATTTCTGCAACCCAGTCCGCTTTGAATAGCGTAGCGAAGCTTTTGCTCGAAGGCCATTTGAAAAGCTGTGTAGTTGAAAGAATCCATGAAGGCGATCAAGAAGTGCTTGATGAATTTTTAGTCACTATTCAAAAACTAATGAAAAAATAATTGGAGGTTTAAATATTATGGAAAATATCACTTTAAAAGTTAGCGGAATGTCATGCGGACATTGTGTAAAAGCGGTAGAAGGCAGTGTCGGCAAACTAAATGGTGTTGATAAAGTAGCAGTTGACCTTGATAATGGCCAGGTGCAGGTTCAATTTGACTCATCAGCAGTTACACTTGGGCAAATCAAAGAAACAATTGATGATCAAGGCTATGATGTAGAGTAATAGGATCGGGAAAGAACGTGTGAACAAAATACACGTTCTCTTTTTTTAGTAAATAAAATGAGTAATTTGTCTGGATTTATTTGGTTGACATATAGGGTAGATGGGTATAGTATACAAATTGTGAGGAACATCGTTTAATAAAGGAGTGGGAGTTATGGTTGATGCAGCCCTTAAAGAGGTTCACCTTCCAATATCAGGCATGACATGTGCTGCCTGTTCGTCTCGAATTGAGAAAGGATTAAATAAGCTGGATGGCGTCCAAGAAGCAAGTGTCAATCTTGCTTTAGAGAAAGCAGCAATTAAATATAATCCTGAAGTAACTTCTGTCGAAGCTTTTGAGAAAAAAATTGAGGATTTAGGTTATTCGGTCGTATCTGAGAAAGCAGAGTTCGAATTGCTGGGCATGACTTGCGCTGCTTGCTCTGGAAGGATTGAAAAGGGACTTAATAAGCTTCCAGGCGTCAAACAAGCTGTAGTCAATCTGGCTCTTGAAACGGGCACTGTGGAATATAATCCTGAACAAATCTCCATTCAGGACATGATAAAGAAAGTGGAGAATCTAGGGTATCAGGCGAAAGTGAAAATGGATAAAGACCAGGATATCGAGGGATATCGGGAAAAGGAAATTGAGAAACAAAAAGGCAAGTTTATTTTTTCTTTAATTCTTTCCATCCCTTTATTCTGGTCCATGGTTGGACATTTCGAGTTTACATCATTTATTTATGTTCCCGATATGTTTATGAATCCGTGGGTACAGCTGGCTCTTGCAGCACCGATACAATTTTTCATAGGAAAGCAATTTTATGTCGGGGCATATAAGGCATTAAAAAATAAGAGCGCCAATATGGATGTGCTGGTTGCACTCGGAACTTCTGCTGCTTTTTTCTATAGCTTATACCAATCAATTTTATCAATTGGCAGCAATGCACATATGGTGGAACTTTATTACGAAACAAGTGCTATCCTTATAACATTAATAATCTTAGGCAAGCTGTTTGAAGCCCGGGCTAAGGGACGTTCTTCTGAAGCAATCAAAAAGCTTATGGGGCTGCAGGCAAAAACAGCAACTGTCTTAAGGGAAGGGGAAGAAATTGAAATTTCCCTTGAAGAAGTCATTGCTGGGGAAATCATATATGTAAAGCCAGGTGAAAAAGTTCCAGTTGATGGTGAGATTATCGAAGGACAGTCTGCTTTAGATGAATCCATGCTGACAGGGGAAAGTGTACCTGTTGATAAAACAGCAGGAGATACAGTTATTGGGTCCACCATTAATAAAAATGGCTTCCTGAAAATTAAAGCCACTAAAGTCGGCAAAGATACAGCATTGTCACAGATTATTAAAGTGGTTGAAGAAGCGCAAGGTTCAAAAGCCCCTATACAGCGAATGGCAGACAGAATCTCTGGGATATTCGTTCCCATTGTAGTGGCCATAGCAGTGGTTACATTCCTGGTGTGGTATATATGGGTAAGTCCTGGAAATTTTGCAGAAGCACTCGAAAAATTGATTGCTGTCCTGGTAATTGCATGTCCATGTGCTCTAGTCTGGCGACGCCAACCTCTATAATGGCCGGCTCAGGCCGGGCAGCGGAATATGGGGTTCTCTTCAAAGGCGGAGAGCACCTGGAGCTCACGCACGAAATCACTGCAGTCGTTCTTGATAAAACTGGAACAGTTACACATGGCAAACCGGTATTAACAGATGTGATTATAGAACACAACGTTGAAGAAAAAACATTTCTCCAGCTTGTAGGGTCAGCGGAGAAACAGTCTGAGCATCCATTGGCTGAAGCGATAGTAAAGGGAATAAAGGATAAAGGAATCATGCTATTTAATCCAGTTGAATTTGAAGCTATTCCGGGGTATGGAATAAAAGCGAGAGTGGATGGAAAAGATCTCCTGATAGGTACAAGAAGATTAATGGACAAATACGACGTTAATGTCCAGTCAGCCAAACTTGATATGGAAACACTGGAGGAAAATGGAAAAACGGCAATGCTTGTCGCGGTTGATGGCAAATATGCAGGTATCGTGGCAGTTGCGGATACAATAAAGGAAACATCCAGAGATGCAATCAAACGCTTAAGGAAACTGGGCATTGAAGTCATTATGATTACGGGAGATAACAAACGTACGGCTCAGGCAATAGCTGATGAAGTGGGCATAGACTCTGCAATTGCAGAGGTTCTACCTGAAGGCAAGGCAGAAGAAGTAAAAAAACTTCAGAACCAGGGAAAAAAGTAGCTATGGTCGGCGATGGCATAAACGATGCACCTGCACTTGCTGTAGCTGATATTGGTATGGCGATCGGAACCGGTACAGACGTTGCGATGGAAGCAGCTGATATTACGCTAATGAGAGGGGATTTAAATAGTATTGCAGACGCCATCCTAATGAGCAAAAAAACCATTAGGAATATAAAACAAAATCTTTTCTGGGCATTTGCATACAATACCCTTGGCATCCCAGTAGCTGCATTAGGGTTCCTTGCACCTTGGCTTGCCGGCGCCGCAATGGCGTTCAGCTCCGTATCTGTCGTTTTAAACGCACTTCGTTTACAAAGAGTAAAAATAAAGTGAAACTTCAATCAGCGGGAATTCTTTTTCTCTGCTGATTGTTAGTTGAACAAATCGGGCCTCAATGGGCAGTTGACCCACTCATCCTCCATGGACTCCTCTGAGCCCTGTAGTGGGGTCATACTGTCCGTTAGACTGCGATAAATGAAAAAACGTTTTATTAAAAGGAGCAGATAAAATGAAAAAATGGGCAGGTGCAGCGATTGCGTATCTCGTTCTTGTAATGGCAGGGTATGCTGTATATGATTCATTTTGGGCTACCCCTGAGCCGGTATCTCATGATATTGAAATGGAAAATCATGAGTGAGAAATAAAGAACAGAGGGAATATCCCCCCTGTTCTTTTTCGTCCATTAACGATTAAAAATTTGTAATCTATTTCTCTATATGATAGAATCATCTACAATATATAGTATATATTAAAAAGAATAAAAACTACATATAGATCGTGATTGGTGTCCTATGAGGACTTAATAGGGAATTCGGTGTAAAACCGAAGCTGTCCCCGCAACTGTAAGTGCAGACGAAAAGAGCATGCCACTGTACAAAACGCTTTATGGCGTTTGTATGGGAAGGGCTTTAAGTAGAGTGAAGCACAAGCCAGGAGACCTGCCAGGGCGATCGAAAGTTTCATATCTTCGGGGATTGAGATGATGAAACGATCGCGTAATGGCCGTTTATTCATCTTCTTCCAGCTATTATACTATCGTTTGATCCGCTCATTTTCCGGGCGGATTTTTATTTTGCCTTTAGGAGGAAGTAAGATGGTCCAAACCATACAACCGATAGAAATTTTAGAAGAACTTAAGACAGAATTTCCACAGCTCGGCATAGAGCACCTATTAAAAAGGTATGAAGAAATGAGCCAGCTGGGAGCGGAAACAATGTATGACCAGTTTATACTGGATTGTTTATCTTTTATCAGTATTGATGAGCCTGATTGGACTTTTGCCGCGTCACGTCTGCTTCTTAAGAAGCTCTATACTGAGTCAGGAAAAAATAGAGAATGCCAGCCGGATGATTGCTACAAACATTTTTATACGTTAATTGAACGGCTGACGGCTTTAGGAATTTATGACCAGGATTTATTAGATGTGTATTCAAAGGATGAGATAAATGAACTTGCCCAATTCATAAAGAAAGAAAATGACCGCTTATTTACATATTTGGGGTTGAAAATGCTGGCTGACCGATATCTTGCCAGGGACAAACAGAAAAATCTTTATGAGCTTCCACAGGAACGGTTCATGATCATCAGCATGGTGCTGATGAAAAGGGAGCCGAAGGGTAAGCGGCTTGAACTCATTAAAGAAGCTTACTGGGCAATGAGTGGTTTGTATATGACTGTTGCCACGCCAACACTCGCTAATGCAGGGAAAAACTGGGGACAGCTTTCAAGCTGTTTCATTGAGACCGTTGATGACAGTCTTGATTCTATATATGACAGCAATACCGATATTGCATCACTGTCTAAAAATGGCGGGGGAATCGGAGTATATTTAGGGAAGATCCGCAGCAGAGGAAGTGATATTAAAGGATTTAAGGGTGCATCTTCAGGTGTGATTCCCTGGATGAAGCAGCTGAATAACACAGCAGTCAGTGTTGATCAGCTTGGACAGAGGCAGGGTGCTATAAGCGTCTATCTGGATGTCTGGCATAAAGATATCTTCTCGTTTCTTGATGCAAAGCTTAATAATGGAGATGAACGGCAACGGACACATGATTTATTCACAGGTGTCTGCATTCCGGATTTGTTTATGGAAAAAGTGGAAAGCCGGGGATATTGGTATTTATTTGATCCCCATGAAGTCCGCAAGGTAATGGGCTTTTCACTGGAGGATTTTTATGATGAAGGTGAAGGCGAAGGTTCATTCCGCCAGAAATATAAAGAGTGTATAGATAACCCGAATCTATCAAGGGAAAAAGTGCCTGCCATCGATATAATGAAATCCATCATGAGAAGCCAGCTTGAAACAGGGACACCATTTATGTTTTACCGGGATGAAGTAAATCGGAAAAATGCCAATTCACATTGCGGAATGATTTATTGTACAAACCTGTGCACTGAGATTGTACAAAACCAAAGTGTTACAAAGAGGGTTGAAGAATATACAAGGGATGGGAGAATTATTATCGAAAAACATCCAGGAGACTTCGTTGTCTGCAATCTTTCATCCATCAATCTTGCAAGGGCCATAAGTGAGGGAGTACTTGAAAGGCTTGTGCCAATTCAGGTGCGAATGCTTGATAATGTCATTGATATTAATAGTATTCCGGTGCCTCAGGGCCAGATCACAAACCAGAAGTACCGTGCGATTGGACTGGGGACTTTTGGATGGCACCACCTTCTTGCACTGAAAAAAATCACATGGGAAAGCGAAGAAGCAGAAAAATTCGCTGACATTCTATATGAGCAAATTGCTTTTTTAGCGATAAAAAGTTCTATGGATCTGGCTAAAGAAAAAGGAAGCTATTCAGCCTTTAAAGGTTCTGATTGGGAAACGGGTGCTTACTTTGAAAAGAGGGGATATCTGGAGGCAGAGTCAGACATGGACTGGGCTGCATTGAGCAAAGAGGTAAGTGAAAACGGTGTTCGAAATGCCTATTTGCTGGCGGTTGCACCTAATGCATCAACTGCTTTAATTGCAGGAAGCACTCCAAGTATTGATCCTATATTCAACAAGCAGTACTCCGAAGAGAAAAGGATTATCGGATCCCTGTGACAGCTCCCGATATTAACAGTGAGACCATTTGGTATTACAAATCTGCCTATCATATTAACCAGGAGTGGAGCATCAGGCAGAATGCAAACAGACAAAAACATATAGATCAAGCTATTTCATTTAATTTCTATATACCGAACCATATTAAAGCAATCGATCTTTTAAATCTGCATCTTTCAGCATGGAAGAAAAAATTAAAAACAACGTATTATATCCGATCAACTTCATCTGAGATTGAAGACTGTGAATCTTGCTCAAGCTAAAGGAGGACGTTATGAATACTCTAGAAAAACGGCCAATTATTAATCAATCGGCGCCAAACAAATCAACATCAATCATCAATGGGGAATGCTCCAATATTCTTAATTGGGATGATGTACGCTTCTCCTGGGCCTATCCAAAGTATAAAAAAATGCTCGCTAACTTTTGGACGCCTTTTGAAATAAACATGTCACAGGACATTAAGCAATTTCCGGAATTAACGAAAAGTGAACAAGAGGCATTTTTGAAAATTATTGGCCTGCTTGCATTGCTCGACAGTATCCAGACGGATTATGCCGGAAAAGTTGCTGATTATATTACCGACTCAAGCATATCGGCACTCATGATCATACTTGCACAGCAGGAGGTGATTCATAATCACTCATATTCGTATGTTCTATCAAGCCTTGTTCCCAAACAAAAACAGGATGAGGTTTTTGAATTCTGGCGTACAGAACCTATATTAGCTGAAAGAAATGAATTTGTTGTGAACGGATATAAAGATTTTGCTGAGAATCCAAGTACAGAGAACCTGCTTAAATCTATTGTGTTTGATGTCGTTCTGGAGGGGCTTTTCTTTTATTCAGGCTTTGCATTCTTTTATCACCTGGCCAGAAATCAGAAAATGGTAGCCACCTCAACGATGATTAATTACATCAACCGGGATGAACAAATTCATGTAGATTTGTTTGTTAAAATTTTTAAAGAAATTCTGCAGGAAAATCCGGAACTTAATACTAATGAATTAAGTAAATTCGTCCAGGAGACTTTTAAAAGAGCTGCTGAACTGGAGATTGAATGGGCCCGCGATGTGATCGGCAGCAAAACAGAAGGCATCCTGCTGTCTGACGTTGAAGCTTATATCAAATTTTATGCCAATATCCGCTGCAATCAGCTGGGATATGAACGGCCGTTTGAAGGCTACCGGACCAATCCGCTCCGCTGGATAGTAGCTTATGAGCAGGTTGACCATGGGAAGTCCGATTTCTTTGAACAAAAATCGCGGCAATATACAAAAGTTCAAATTGATAATGGCTTTGATGAATTATAAACCTTATCCGGATATAAAAAAAGATTCTGCTGTTGCGCAGAATCTTTTTTTCATGAGAATACTGGTTCCCCAGATACAAAATCAATCTCAAAACCCAGATCCTTCAGCATTTGGTGATCCGCTGTGCTTTCCTGACCTGCTGTGGTTAAGTAATCTCCTACGAAAATAGAATTAGCAGGATAAAGCCCGAGCGGCTGAAGGCTCCTAAGATTCACCTCTCTGCCTCCGGATATTCTGATTTCCTTTGATGGATTGATAAAACGCATCAGGCAAAGCACCTTCAGACAATAGCGGGGATTCAAATCATCTGTCCCTTCTAAGGGCGTCCCATCAATTGCATGCAAAAAGTTAACCGGGATTGAGTCGGCATCCAGGGCTTTTAGGCTTTTGGCCATCGCTACGACGTCTTCCCTGGTTTCTTTCATGCCAATAATTACCCCGGAACACGGTGAAATACCTGCGTCCTTTATTAATTGGACCGTATTGACTCTGTCACGGTATGTATGGGAGGTAGTGATGCTCTCATGATGATTTTCAGAAGTGTTAATATTGTGATTATAGCGGTCGACCCCAGCCTCCTTGAGCTTATCAGCCTGATCAGGCTTTAGAAGCCCGAGACAGGCGCAGACCTTCATGTTATAGTTATCCTTAATTTCTTTAACCGCTGAAATTACTTCATTTAGCTCCCTATTGCTCGGACCTCTTCCGCTTGCAACGATGCAATAGGTTCCAACATTTAGCTGATGTGCCTGTTTTGCACCCTGGATGATAGATTCCTTATCCATCATCCTGTATTTTTCAATAGGTGCTGTTGAGATGCTGGATTGTGAGCAATAGCCGCAGTTTTCAGGACATAGGCCTGATTTGGTATTAATAATCATATTTAATTTAACATGATTCCCATAATGATGATGGCGGATTTTATAGGCGCTGTGCAATAGATTCAGCAGCTCTTCATCTGGACAATTTAAAACATCCATTGCCTCCGAGTCTGTAAGTTCATGTCCTTCCAGTACGTCAAGTGCTAACTGTTGGAAATTCATATGTATCCTCCTTAGTAAAATTGTTTATGCTGCTCGGTTCATTTTTCTGAACTGACTGCTTGCAAATACTCTATGCTCCAGACGATGGGCCATTAACCCGGCAAAAACAGAGAGAATTATGTCTTTTGGAAGGGGGACCGCCATCCACAGCCATGCCAAATGATAGGTAAATCCCTCAGGTGCTGTAAACCAAAGTTTATAGGCCATATACATCCAATTCGTCCCAAAAACATAATTGATCACCATTCCGATTAAAGCTGCAGTAATATACACCGGAACAGATTTTTTCTTTTCTATCAATTTGCCGGTGACATAGGCTGTTACTATAAACGATAAGATAAAACCGAAAGTGGGGCTTAATAAGGAAGCAAAACCGCCGCCGAATTTTGAAAATACAGGGGCGCCTGCAAGCCCGGCAAAAGCATAGACAGCCATAGTAATAGCCCCTAATCGGCTACCTAAAATAGCCCCTGCCAGAATGGCAAAAAAGTCTGCAAAGTAATAGGCACTCCCCCAATAACTAAAAATGGGACAAATGAAGTGATATTTGCTCCAACCGCCATTAGGCCAACAAACATGCCAGCCAATGTTAAATCAATCGTTCTTAAACCTGTCTTCATAAAATGCCTCCTGATAGATTTGTATTTATACAATTTAGAATAATAGCAGCAAACGTTTATTGTCAACTTAATTTTATAATAGGTTAACATATATATTTGGTTAAGGTGTGTAAACGTATGGTATGGCATATTGAATGGAGGTTAGGAGAGAAGAAATCGGGGTTAGGCATGGAGTTTCTTTTTGCTAATAAACCAGCCGCCGGCAATTGGCCAGCGGCTGGATAAAAGCATTAATTATTGCCTTGTGTTTTTTTCGGACAACATCAAAAAGTCCGGAACCGATGATATCAAGTGCTGATTGCATTCTTTCTGCAGAGATATTATCTTCGATAGTATCCTGCGGTGTATGATAGACTTTTTCAATATGGTAAACAAGCGGATCCCAGCTGTCTATGCCCATCCAGATAAAAAGGGCCGCAGGAATGCCGGCATTATGGAAAGGAACATGGTCACTCGATCCGAATTTGCCTGGGAGAATATCCGAATTGCCCAAGCGTGCCCCAGCTTGACCAGTTGAAGAAGTTACAATGTTTTGGCTGCCGTCTGGTGTCATGGCATATAGGTTTGTAGCCTTTTCATAATTTGTAGCAACCATATCAGGAACAAAAACAGCTTCTATTTGATCTTTTTGTGTCTCTGTTAACTGATCTACATAATATCTTGCTCCTAAAAGTCCGCGTTCCTCAGATCCAAATGCAATGAATTTAAGGGTTTTGTCTGTATTGTATCCTTTATAAACTCTGGCAAGTTCAAGCATTAACCCTACACCGGAAGCATTATCATTCGCACCTGGAGCACCCACCACACTATCATGATGGGCACCTAGTATAACCTCTTTTGTATCTTCATCTTTTGATTTAGCTTCCTTGGTTGCAATTACATTTACCGATTTTAGATCCTTATAATGTTTTGCTGACAGGGAGAGCTCAACTGCACCTTGCTCCATTTGTTCCTTGAGCCATTCTCCATGAATATAGGAAGCCCCAAAAACCGGGATATCATATTCCGATGTAAGGTTAGGATTAAAAGTTTGTCCGTAATTGCCGCGGCTTCCAACAAGGCTTTGGAGAATCACACCAGCTGCCCCTGCCTCAACTGCTTTGGCTACCTGCTCTCGGTATCCGGCTGTAGTATCTGCTCGAGCCAGAAGAACTATTTTACCTTCGGCTCCCTGGAAATTCTCATTTTCCACAAAGATGACTTCTGCATGAACTGGCGTATCGCTGATTGCTCCGTTTGGTGCAGCGCCCATTTCCCATACCGTCCCATCTTCAAATGCTGCACTGCCTATGAATTGATCTGCTACTGGAAAGTATTGAAATTCAACATCATAGCCATAACTTTTGAGTGTATTGGCAATATACTCTGCCGATTTTTTTTCATTTTCTAATCCGCCGGGTCTTGTCCCGATTTCTTCCGATAGATACCTCACGTGTTCGATAGCACGTTCAGCATTTACTCTGGCAATAATCTTCTGATCTTGCGAGTGGGATGAATTTCCATTTTCATTACTTAGCGGGGCAGCATACCCGATTGTGCCAAAAGCTAAAGAAGCTGCTAGAGCCGCTGCTAATATCTTGGGAGATTTTCGACTATTTCTTGACATAATACCCTCCTGAAATTTAGTGGTTTTTCGATTCCCTAACGATTCCTAGTTTAGTAGAAAATGGTATTTTTTGAATAGAGTACTAATTCCTATGGGGTAAGCCTATTTTTGCGACACTATGTGTCAAAT
This window of the Cytobacillus pseudoceanisediminis genome carries:
- a CDS encoding LysE family transporter, with protein sequence MSIFLSYVFLGLSLAAPIGPINAAQLDKGIKNGFFHAWLVGLGAMTADAIYMGAVYLGVVHFLEIPFMKAFLWCFGFFVLVYTGVETLTSAGKVVSSYRTKDESKIKSFMSGFLMSLSNPLTILFWLGIYGSILAKTAAEYDKAHVILYSGAIFTGLLLWDITMAAVASSFRRFLTGKILALISILSGLSLIGFGIYFGIQAYKLLL
- a CDS encoding H-type small acid-soluble spore protein, yielding MDAKRVKQILSSSADIEVKYNGASVWIDKLNEDGRTATVHLRGPLEERSEVEIGELTEL
- the copZ gene encoding copper chaperone CopZ yields the protein MENITLKVSGMSCGHCVKAVEGSVGKLNGVDKVAVDLDNGQVQVQFDSSAVTLGQIKETIDDQGYDVE
- a CDS encoding ribonucleotide-diphosphate reductase subunit beta, which codes for MNTLEKRPIINQSAPNKSTSIINGECSNILNWDDVRFSWAYPKYKKMLANFWTPFEINMSQDIKQFPELTKSEQEAFLKIIGLLALLDSIQTDYAGKVADYITDSSISALMIILAQQEVIHNHSYSYVLSSLVPKQKQDEVFEFWRTEPILAERNEFVVNGYKDFAENPSTENLLKSIVFDVVLEGLFFYSGFAFFYHLARNQKMVATSTMINYINRDEQIHVDLFVKIFKEILQENPELNTNELSKFVQETFKRAAELEIEWARDVIGSKTEGILLSDVEAYIKFYANIRCNQLGYERPFEGYRTNPLRWIVAYEQVDHGKSDFFEQKSRQYTKVQIDNGFDEL
- the bioB gene encoding biotin synthase BioB; the protein is MNFQQLALDVLEGHELTDSEAMDVLNCPDEELLNLLHSAYKIRHHHYGNHVKLNMIINTKSGLCPENCGYCSQSSISTAPIEKYRMMDKESIIQGAKQAHQLNVGTYCIVASGRGPSNRELNEVISAVKEIKDNYNMKVCACLGLLKPDQADKLKEAGVDRYNHNINTSENHHESITTSHTYRDRVNTVQLIKDAGISPCSGVIIGMKETREDVVAMAKSLKALDADSIPVNFLHAIDGTPLEGTDDLNPRYCLKVLCLMRFINPSKEIRISGGREVNLRSLQPLGLYPANSIFVGDYLTTAGQESTADHQMLKDLGFEIDFVSGEPVFS
- a CDS encoding M28 family metallopeptidase; its protein translation is MSRNSRKSPKILAAALAASLAFGTIGYAAPLSNENGNSSHSQDQKIIARVNAERAIEHVRYLSEEIGTRPGGLENEKKSAEYIANTLKSYGYDVEFQYFPVADQFIGSAAFEDGTVWEMGAAPNGAISDTPVHAEVIFVENENFQGAEGKIVLLARADTTAGYREQVAKAVEAGAAGVILQSLVGSRGNYGQTFNPNLTSEYDIPVFGASYIHGEWLKEQMEQGAVELSLSAKHYKDLKSVNVIATKEAKSKDEDTKEVILGAHHDSVVGAPGANDNASGVGLMLELARVYKGYNTDKTLKFIAFGSEERGLLGARYYVDQLTETQKDQIEAVFVPDMVATNYEKATNLYAMTPDGSQNIVTSSTGQAGARLGNSDILPGKFGSSDHVPFHNAGIPAALFIWMGIDSWDPLVYHIEKVYHTPQDTIEDNISAERMQSALDIIGSGLFDVVRKKHKAIINAFIQPLANCRRLVY